The Arachis ipaensis cultivar K30076 chromosome B03, Araip1.1, whole genome shotgun sequence region TATCCTGCGAAAGAAACTTAACAGACAAATGCACAGTAGAAACAATAGCATTGAATGCGTTCAAAGATGGTCTgtctaaaataatattatatggGCTTTTGCAGTCTACGACAAGATACTGTATATCTATCGTCTTGCTGTTAGGATATTCCCTGAAAGTGGTTtgtaaccaaatataacctcgAATGGAGACGCGCTCACCTGAAAAACCTACCAATTCTCCAGAAGATGGTTGGAGATTCTTGTCGCTATGTTTCATCTTTTGGAATGTTGAATAGAAAAGCACGTCCGCGCTGCTTCCTGAATCCATTAGGATCTTCTTTACTAATGGTTCTCCGACTTGTGCTGTGATGACAACCGGGTCATCCAAGTTTCGATCATTTGACTTAAAGTCTTTGGGGACGAATGAAATTTTTGGCTTGTCCTTGTTGATAGGTTGAGATGGGGTGAATTCTGTCATTGTCATCATAGTTCGGTACGACCTTTTTCGTGCCGAGTTTGTACATCTGCCACCTGCAAAACCACCAGAAATGCAGTTTATTATCCTACGTGGTGGATGGATATCACTGTCTACCTTCTTCCCTTTATCTCGGGAATTGTCAGTTACGTTGGGTTGTTGGCCGAGGTCTTCCATGTTCCGCCTTCGTCCCCGGCTGTCAACGTATTTGTCGAGTAGTCCCTGGCGGGCCAGCTTCTCAAGGACATCTTTTGCTATTACGCAGTCGTCTGTGGTGTGGCCGTACTTTTGGTGAAAAGCACAATACTTTGATCTGTCCACATGTCGCTGGTCCTGATATGTACCAGCTCTGTTTGGGGGTTTGATGAGCTTTGAGTGTAGTATGTCCTTTATAATGTCCTCCTTTTTTGCATTAAGGGGGGTATAGCTGTCGAATTTAGGAGGTAATCGGAATGATCTCTGCTCTGTCCTACTGGTTGGGTGTTTGTTTCGTCTTTCTTCTTCCCTATTTGTGGTAGGCTTTTCCGCTCTTCGTAGTGCTCGAAATTCTTCGATTTCGATCTGAATTGTTGCCTTTTCTTGGAATTCGGCCAGGGTTTTTGGTTTCGCCACCACTATGGATTCTTGGAATTTTCCTGGTCGGAGGCCGCTTTTTAGGGCGTGGAGGTGTACTTTAGGGTTTAGGTTGGGTATTTCGTTGGTTGCTTCAGCGAATCTAGTCATGTAGTCTTTCAGGCTTTCGTTCGGTCCTTGTTTGATAGTGCTCAGGTAATCGGAATTGTGGACATATATTTTGGATGCGGTGAAATGATTGACGAACTGGTCGGCCAGCTCATCGAAGCTTGATATGGAGCCTTCGGATAGGTTGGAGAACCATATTAAGGCGGCTCCGTCCAGGAAGGTTGGGAAGGTTCTGCATAAGATCGGGTCGGACTCCTTATTCATGAACATCATGGCGTGGAACTTGGTAACGTGGACATTTAGGTCTCCTATTCCTTGTTAGGGTTTGAGCGTCGAAGGTAAGGTGAAGTTTTTGGGCATTTCAAAGTTCATAACTTCTTTTGTGAAGGGGTTGGTTCTTTTGGTGGTAGTTTTTGTGATCTTTGGGATGGTGTGTTTAGTTTCCGAGGTGTGCTCGTCATTGTCGTCCTTATTTTCAACATTTTTGTGTTCTCCTTTGCTGCGATCGTGCTCCATCTGTCGTAGGAGCTCGGCCATTCTTTGATTTTCGGCCCTGAGGGCCTCATTGATTGTCAGAATTTCGGCGTGATTGACGTCGGAGGGAGCGTGATTGTGCTCGTCCGTCATGTCTCCCGTCCTGCAAAAGGAAATGAAAAATATGTAGAGTAAAGAGTTGTGGGGTTAGAAAAATCCTctgccccacggtgggcgccaaatgttcctgtGTGAAAGTGAGCTTCGGGGTATAGCTCGTTCTGCTAGCGGTTGAACTCGCTTTTCTTAGAGCGGAAGGAGTGGAACGTCGTCTTCTCCTGGGGAGGCGGCGTTGGGTACCTGAAaagggactccaacgctcaaATAAGTATGAGTATGAGAGAGTTCAGAATAAGATTGGAGTGAATAGCGTACCTGTGACGGAGTAAATCACTCGTATATAATGGAGTAATTGGGAAACCGTTATCCGCATTATTTTGTTACTGGTTTGGTTGTGTTCTGATATTTCGAAACTTAGTTAGCTCTGGAGAGAATTTTACGAAAGAGTTGTGTGTTGATCCTAGTTCCAAGATTCCCATTATGACTCGGTTTTGACCTAACGGATCAGATacaattataaaaagaaaaagaaatctgATTATATAAAAACAAGAATAGATAATTGTGGTAAGATTTCATTTAGGATTTCTtacatttattattaataaattctgtaaggcaaaaacaatgaaaattgaaaaggaTAACCACGGTCCACGGAGCCAAATGAGTGATTAGTTGTTACTAGAATAGAAATATGTGTCTTTATGGAGATAATTGTTGTTAATCACAGAAAAGAAATGTCGGTGTATTCATTCGGAAAGCGAACTCCATTTGAAGTCTCAACATACGCACGTAACGTGTAACATGTTTATCAAGACTTTGCCCTCATTTTTATATGAATTTCGTTAATTGATttaagaggagtgctaggggaccaacaacttttgtgttttataaCTATCAATTAGTCATCAATAGTCTTTTTAACAGTGTGAGATTATATCCAATGATAAAAAatcacttatttttcttttaatgattAAGTATTagccaaaaaatacaaaaattgctagcccctagacttttccttgatTTAATGCCTTGCCCCTTAACCTTGTATTCGGACACAATTGCAATAACTTAGAGATAGAGATGTAGATAAAATACAAATTTTTGTTTTATGGCTATTTAAAGCATATACAAGGCCGAAAGGAGACTCTATATGGAATCCTTTTCAGTTTTCAGGCCTAAAGAAAATAGCTGGCCAGAATGCAGGGCCCACATGATCCAGTTCTTCAAGTAGAAAATAGTGAAAAAGAAATCATTgaatattttcatattttttgttACTGGTTAATTTCCTGCACCATGATTACTAATCGCAGGTTGATGAATTTATATTTAATTCACAATACTCTGATTGAAAAcgattatctttttaatttttgcaccggttaataattaaattagtcacAAATAAAACATTTTTTAAATTCGTTTCTCTGAAAGATTTTTTCATTAAATTGGTCATTCAaagattataaattaattatatctatCTTTTAATTATTCCACTAACAATTTTCGTCAACAATTGATGATATGAAATATTAACTAATAGCATACATGAtatataacatgttcaattagaCGATAACTAAATATGTTTACGATCAGTTTAGTCACTAGGTCACATTAGGAATAAGATTTTTGTAATTGGAgaaaatgactaaattaataaattttcataagCATATTTGATTAATATCTAATTAGACATATCaggtattatatatgttatcaatTAACTTTTACAACATCAATCTTTAATGTAAAAtgagcagaaaaaaaaaaacattgaaaATTGAAAGAGCTTTTATAAATTGAATAGTAAGAAAATCCGGGGACATTCTGTTATTTATAGCTGTACAATAGGATATATAGAATGCCCCATGATGATTGATAATCATCAAAGCATGATTATACATGCAAGATAGACTTTGATATTTTCTTTGCAGTAATAGTAATAATTAATAAGCTTCTGCTCATATCTAAGAACCTGCTCTCCACTACCAAGAATAATAGTGAAACCAAAAACTTCAAGAGATGAATGGCAAACCAAAAATTAGCCTTTCACCTGACTTTGGCTATTGTTTATACACCCTTCAATCTCATATTTATGGTACACTCTGCATTGATTCTCTTCCCACCACCGTTCTGCTTCCTTCTCCGAGAATCGTTTCCGGCTGTGAATTATGCATGTAATGCAGATTCAGAAAACATATTGTTTAGATATATTTTGGCTAACAAGAAGCATGGAATAGGCATTACCTGAATCTGACCCTTTTAAGGCCCTTTTTCCCACATGGCAAGGTTGTGAATGTGATGTAAACACCAGGCTCATACTGTTCTACCCATTCAACCTTCATGCTGTCAGTATTGTCTTGCTGTGACTGTGGTTTAGCGACGCTAGAATTTTCCGTCACTCTATCATTCTTGAGTAACATGTTTCTCCCAAGTTTTGATTTCAATGTGTCTGAGAATACTATAGGGGAATTAGATAGACTGTCCATGTTGCCATCCCTAGGACTATTCATATCTATATGTATGGGTGCCAAATTAGACATGCAATCATGTATCCCAACTTTTCCTTCTTGTCCAGCATTCTCTTTTCCTGATATTGTATGAAGCTGCAGTGGTGATAATTAATATAATGTTAAGGCCATATCATAAGGACTACTACAACATATGTTTCTTGTACGGAAGCCTTTGTGTAAATGAACAAAACAAACACAATATAAGAAAACTTACCCTTACAGCCAAAGCTTTTATGACCTCTTTTGCTGCTTTGGACTTAGCAGCTTCCTCCTTTGCTACAAACCAACTCTCCTCAATTTTCTGTTGGCACTCTTGTATCTTATGGTTTTTGAGTTCACACTGTTCTTCAAGTCTCTTTAACTATCAAAAGAAATGAAATAATAGCATGCATTAAATGCACAGTCAGATGTTTTTTAAATACGCAAGTGAACAGCACTGGTTAATTTGCTACTCAGATATAGGAAAATCAGAATGAGAGGAATGAAATGAAGCAACCTAAAGGGCTAAATGCTCACCAGTTATCCTAACGGAAAATGCGAAAACAAATTTTACAAATTTGAATTATAGTTGAATGCTGGAGATACATACAGGAATATATTCATTTATAGAAATCTAAGCAGGATAATAACTGTTTCTTTGTCACAAATGCAGCATGTACAACATTGAAACAAAAgttacctcagctctcagcctctGAACTTCTTCAATGAGCATCTTATCAGACTTTGTTGTATCTGACTCTGCACTAGAGAAGTTGAATGCTGCCGCAGGAGATTCTATATTTGGTGGGGCAACAGTAGCTACTTTATTTTTCGACGAAGAAACATGCCCAGCCAAATTTTCTTTACAATTGATTCTAAATTGGGCAGGGCATGGAACTTGCCCCCATTGGGGCATCCCACCTAACATAGAAGAAGAACTATCTTCTAAATGCTGCTGGCTCTCTTGTTGGTTTTTCCAGTCCTTTCTTCCACTGGGCATGCTTTTCCTATAACATGATTGGCCGAGCGTCAAGAGAGGACCCTGTGCCATAGTTGTCTCTCCTCTATCTTCAGTCAGATCAGGAAGTCTGTGCAGCTGCTGGGAGTTGCAATTTCTAGACTTCAAAGCCACTGCTGAATGTGTACTTCCTTGCCTTCTATCATAGCACTGATCACAAACTCGAAAGGCCTTGCTCTTACTTGGGGCTAGAGAAGCATTTATAACCTTTTTACTACTACAAGCGCGGCAGAAATGAAGGCCACAATCATAACAGTTATGCTTCTTCCTTGTGAATCCAAACGGCAGCCTACACCCACTACAAGCTGACTGGTCACTGATAGAAATCGGTCTGTGCAAACAGATTGCAGCCGTGAAACTTGATCCACAAGTTATTGTTTCTACTTGCCTGTCTCTTAGAGCCTCAACAAAAGAAGGCGTGTATCTGTCTTCGCTATCACCTAGTCCAAGTTGACCATTTTCACCTTTGCCCCATGTATAGACACTCCCGGCCGAAGTCAAAACAGCAACATGATATGAACCAGCCGAAATCACTTTAACAAACTCTTGTTTAAGCTGTCCTTCAACCATTACTGCTCTATCTCTGGCGTGAGGATTTCCGAGCTGTCCATATCTCGCGCTTCCCATTGCAAATACCTTGCCCATATTAGTAAGTGCTACAGTCAACATTCTTCCACAACTTACTTGAACAAAATCATAGTCAACGAGTTGTGAAACACAAGTCGGCACAAGCTTGTTTCCATTATCTGCATGACCAAGCCTCCCTTCATCTGCATCTCCCCAAGTAAACAGCTTGCCCGTAGGAGTATTATACCGAAAGTGATCAACCATGACTTCCACAATTGCAGCTGTATGCCATGAACCACAAGCAACAGACCTCACCTTTAGACCACTAAGAGACTCAACATGTTTCGGTCGAGAACAGCTCTGAAGATTGCCATGGCCAAGAACTCCGAAGGTACCATCTCCATATGTAAATAATTTTCCACAGCTAGAGACAATGGCAGTGTGCCATTCTCCACAAGCAATGCTTGAAATGCTAATACCATCTAGAGGACCTGAAAGTTTATGTGGTATCCATTGATTTTTTATCCGGCCTTCATTAACCAAATCCGAACAACAAACATCATTCCCCCATGCATATACTTCACCAGAATCTGTCAAAGCACATGTATGATACTCACCACAGGTTACCTGTTTTATATGAACACCATTAAGAGAATCGACTATTTTCGGGGAGCTAGTGTCTATATCAATTTTTTGCCCCAACCTTCCCCACTTCCCTTGACCCCAACAAAACACTTCCCCTTCTTTTGTTACCAAGGCAGCATGTTTTCCTCCTAAAGCTATATTTTGTACATCTAACATCATAGTGGATTCTAGCAACTTTGGAACTAAAGAATATATTCCATGTTGGTTCACAAACCTTTCATTTACAATCCCTACAAGACCTCCAATCCCTCCACCCCAAACCATTACATCCTTCAATGCattgttgtttcttatgagtgGTGTGGCGGGGTTCAACATAGACCTGCAGGACAAATTCTTGTGCTCCTTGTTGAGACGTGTTGTTTCGATCTTAATAGGAGTATCTGGATCAATATATGGAGAACTTGGGACAGAATTATCAATCATGTCATTTGCACTGGAAAGGAAAGGTGTTGATGGATAAAACTTATCAGATGTATATGATAAGCCATCAGAAAAACACCTTTCTGAGAGTGACAAAGTGGGACTTGCGCATACACTATGTACCTTCAAAATGAAATCAAAAGTGAAAGTCACATTCAGTCTTCTATGAAAATTATACATTTTGTAATGAGCATAATTGGACTTAGAAATAGAATAAGATATTAGACATTGATAGAAATAGTTTAAATAGGAGTTAGGTATTATAACATTCATTATGGAATTTGTAAAATGCCTTAGAACTCTCTTCTTCCTAATTATATTCTTCTCTTTTATCTGATTCATTTCTTCTATATTCTACTCTGTCTGAAATATACCATTCAATTCCACAATGATACTCCTAATTTTCTATCTAAACTATAATCCAATCACTCCAAAAATAAATTCTGTTTCACATTCATTTATTTTCAAGATATTGAAGAAGCACCAAATGTGAAAGGAACCGAGAGTATAACAGGCTACCAAACCATTCAACAAGGTGAAAGGAAAATTTCCACCATGTCAGTACATGAAAGACTAATAATTTGTTGCATGTCAAACATAACTGCAAAAAGCAACATGTCTTAGTTTTATTATATAAGAATAAAAACTAGGATTATAATTTTCTGTATATGGAACTCAGAATTATCAACCAGCAATTGAGATTGATTTCTCAAATCTTTATAAATAGCTAAGGTAGATACATGGAATATGTCTATAACCTGAGCAAATTGGGAGGTATCATCCAGGAGGCCAAGATTTTTCTTTCTTCGTAATATTCCGGCCGGACTACTGACACAACTCTGAACCCCTTTGCAGCTTCTTAAACTACTGAAAGGTCGAGGATGCTGGCACCGAGAAATCACAGCTCTCAATCCAACAAACCAAGTAGTAGCCTGTGCTTTGTCCTTGCATATCTAcatttaacataaataaataaatgatataTGGATATAAGAAAACAAATACAGTTATATTATATGCAATGTGCTAATCACAAATATTACCAGATCAAGAGAGTGTTCACTGTCAGCATAGATTAGCGAAAATGAATGGCACTCCTTTTCAGCTTCATTTTGCCTTTGGCACCTTATCTGAAAAAGGATTAGTGTTGTATTATTAGACCAAAACTTCAGGTTCATCTGGAAAATTCATCAAGCAAGAAGGTAGCATGGCCATGGATGTTTGTTACATACATTTCCCTGCCCTTGAATAATCTTCGAAACCGAACTCAATCGCAAATGCTTTTCCTGCTGCCCTGAGTACCAAATCAAATTCCTCTCATCCTATAATCAGGGGAGAAGACATGTTAACATCTTCATCATAATTAAAGAAACTTCATAGATAGTAGTATTTAGCATTGCAAGCAACTATAGTTTCCAGATCAAAGTAGACTTTAATTTGAAGATAGCATTATGGATTTAGTAGTTAacagtaaaaataaaaaacaataaaaaacaacAAATACAAGTTTCAATCACTAGTGAGACCATTGAGAATCTAACAGGGGGAAGATTTCGAAACCTCTAAATTTAATGTTTATATAACAAATTTGAAGAACAGAATATAATGAAAATCATAGGCCACATATCATTAAGAAATTATCAGAAGAAGCAAAGAAATTATTGAAATAATGTGTCATCACAAATATGCCTATTACCGGGGAAAGTCTGAAAGGGCAGAGCTTTGGTTTTCCTCTGCGACCACACTTTAGTAAATATGCACCTTTCTTTATAGATACAATTGCCTGAAcagaaataattaataaattaagaaaaaggGGGAAAAAAAACAATTTTGAAGTTTGTCAGAAAGGAAGGTAAACAAACAGTAGAAACTATTGCACAAAGGAAATaccgaaaaaacaaaaataaaatatcatttcACATTGGCAATTCCAAAGAACAAACACTAAAGTCTACCTTTCATGATGATCCACACTGACATGGGAATgtgtgcatatatatatatacactaaaatgagagagagagagaaagagagagaagaaagaattctGGTTTTTGAAAGAACATTAACATGCCTCAATGGATTCTTATGTTGTAAGAAAATTGATGTAAACAGAAAAGATGATTAATTCCCAATCCTATATAGTATTCAAAATTGAAACTAAAACTGGAATAATCAGAAGTGATATCATAAACTCAGCCAATGGCATTGCCAGAAAGGAAAATGAGGAAttcaaaattgaaagaaaaaaaaatcagagcTAAGAAGGAAAAATTCTAAACTTTGAAGTGTAGAGAGAAAATGTAAAGAGGAAATTGAACCTGTTCAACAGCTCTGTCAAATGGAAGTGCAGCTAAGGAGTCTTCTTCCATTGTcatggttgttgttgttgcagTTAGTTTcattaaagaagaagaatgaatggAAGAAGACAACGGAAACAGAAGTGAAGAAACTGAAACCTTATCATTAGTTTGCACCAAAAATGACTCCTATGAGAATGCAGAGAACAGAATATAAtaatctctctctctttctctctctgttgtgttgtgttgtgttgtgttaAGAGTGAAGTGTCTGAACACACAAAGTCAGAAGAGAATAGAAGAGAGCATAGACAgagttggaagaagaagaagagaagagaagaagagaggtttCTTTTCTCTTAGCTTTATTAACTTAAACAGTTGAATCTGTTTGGTTCATCCATTGATTCACTGTGTGTTCACTTGGAAATTCGTGCCatttttgagagagaaaaagaagagaggggCCTATGAAACTGAGAACTTAAAACCATATGCACGTGTACACCATTTTCTtgtataaaaaagaagaaaagaggtggAAGCAGTAACACTAACACACACTATTATTCTTACCACATCTCATTTATTGTCCTTATATATCTTGCCTTTTTCTTACttgtttttatttcatttatttattttcccatttATCATCATAAATACTAATATTACACCCTACAATCATGCATTATGCATAGCATAGCAGTAACAAGATGCCATTTTCTTCTTTTGGGCAAAGCTCACTCTTTCTTGTCTTTCTCACAAAAGGTTAAGGGAAGGGGGGTCAAACCGTAATTACAGGACCTATAAACTTTTGTGGTACTGCTCGTACATTACAATTTACAAATGTgatgtttttgaattttgaatttttaaatgtcacaaatatttattttttatggtgGGAACTGGGGAGGGTTAAAACTTATATACAGTGAGTGACATTTAATATAATACATACAATAGTCTAATACTAATAATCATGTGATGCAGAAACAGTCCAATTTTCCTTAATGTACATGCATTCCATTTTTTGGCATTGGccacttttttttttcaccatGGCAGAAGGACGGGGAGGAGGGAGGGGGGACCTACTTTAATTTGTTCCAAAGGTGGATTCCAATTAGCAAGAGTTCATAAAAAGGAGAAAttattatcttttcttatcaATTTGACCAATCAGCAGTGAATTTAGATAATAATGGTCTTTCTAGGGACAAGAGAATCCGGCACTTGTTTGTGTAATTAAGAGGGCTATTTTTTCCTCaaatcataaattaaaataaaaaaatattttatataaataattaattattttaagattaatttttaattaatttacatgacataatttaatatataatatcttCTTTCACATATAGAAAAATNNNNNNNNNNNNNNNNNNNNNNNNNNNNNNNNNNNNNNNNNNNNNNNNNNNNNNNNNNNNNNNNNNNNNNNNNNNNNNNNNNNNNNNNNNNNNNNNNNNNNNNNNNNNNNNNNNNNNNNNNNNNNNaactaataattattaattatttcttattactttgattcacattttaatatttattacacAAATTctaattcctctttccaaaaAAAACTTTGAAACTCCAAAAAACAAAAACAccaaaatataagataaagaatCATCAAAATCTTAAGGAAATAAAAAAACAtgcaaaatatataaaaaagaaaagaatcatccaaaactaataaaaaaatcctCCGAAATTTaggaaaaagaaacataaaaaactaGTTAAAAAGAATCGTTCAAAACCaaataggaggaggaggagaagagccGCATGGTAGCCGGCGATAGCGTTGCATGGACGGTGGGGGACTCGCGGTGGTGCGTTGCGAGGAGGAAGCCACAAAGGCCAGGCATTGTGAGTGAAAGAGGCCTGGTGGTGACTGCATCACGACGGATGGAGAGCCGTAGGGTGCAAGTGGGGAGCAATGGGGAGTCGCAAGCGACGAGGATGCGTCGGGCAACGAAGTGGGTGCGAGTGCTGCAGGGACGATTCACGATGGAACGCAAAGTGGGTGAAGTAGAAGCGCGATGGTGGCTGTCCTGCGCAAACGGCAGATGAAGTGACGGAAAAGAATACAAGGACGACTGACGATGGCATGCGAGGACGGTGCAGCGGCAGCGCTACAGTGGCACGATGAAACCGCGGCAGCGTGGGATATTGAAAAGAGAAATTATGATTTGTAGTTTTGTGTGATGAATGATGAGTGAAAGtgaaaataaattagaataagttttaattcaaaaatatcattTGAGTTTTTTGCGATGTATGCTCCACTATAGTGTGTCGAGcttctattttttcaaaaaaaaaaaaaaactgacttCTAAACAATAAAATGagtacttatttaaaaaaaaaatattttatttatcttgaaAACGCAAACAAACGAGCCTGCAATATAAGATTTGCCTACTGTAAATTTCATTAGCATGGCAAAATTAGTGTCCAAATGGTGGGCTATGTCACCTTTTAATTGACTATTATGCTAATTGCTAAGTTTATAAAAGGGCCTCAAGAAAAAATGTGACTTAGGATTCTTGTTCCAATTATTGCTTCCGATTAACAAGTAAAATACCTACTCAATGGTCCTTGTATTGTAGTATAGTACTGTTttagtaaaatatatatatattatagcaTGATCCAATTGAGAAATGAGAGAGAAAATGATAGTTTACAAATAAAAAGCACAGGAAAATGGTAGAATTGTAGCTAGGTAGTTGAAACTTGAGAATGAAATACAGATCTATCATCTATGCAAGAGAGATTagattgacttttttttttattattatcatttgctTCCAAAGTTAGGTTCACTAAAGTCATATTAACTCTGCCAGTTTTGTCTACCATGTANNNNNNNNNNNNNNNNNNNNNNNNNNNNNNNNNNNNNNNNNNNNNNNNNNNNNNNNNNNNNNNNNNNNNNNNNNNNNNNNNNNNNNNNNNNNNNNNNNNNNNNNNNNNNNNNNNNNNNNNNNNNNNNNNNNNNNNNNNNNNNNNNNNNNNNNNNNNNNNGTTacaccaaaattaaataaaaattatagtttTCTGGCTCTTGTTCTTCTCTTTTTCCACatcttttgtgttttttttttcacatttgaaatttgaaaaatgaaTGAATAAATGAGTATGTGTATCTTTTAGTCCTTTCAAAAATCTCACATCCAcaaaacagtaaaaaaaaaaaaaggaaagggaGGGGGGctgcttttatttttttgctaAATTCCTTTCTATATATAACATCAACCTGGTCACATTGCAGATTCTCTTTACTTGTTTACATGTTTCCTATCCTTCTTTTTCACAGTGAATTGTAATTCATTGTCATGTCCTTCATGCAAAGGACATTACTCCTTTACCTTTAAAAAAAAATgactctaaataaaataaaataaattaaattatcagCAAATATCTATATGTGgaattaattatttattcacaGAATCACAGGGTCAACCTGTCCCTTTTGGAAACAGAATGATATAGGTGATTGTCCTCAGTCAATGCCATACTGTAGGTACTCTATAGAAATGGTTAAATACTAATATATTCCAAGGGAAAAAAAAG contains the following coding sequences:
- the LOC107631412 gene encoding uncharacterized protein LOC107631412, which codes for MKLTATTTTMTMEEDSLAALPFDRAVEQAIVSIKKGAYLLKCGRRGKPKLCPFRLSPDERNLIWYSGQQEKHLRLSSVSKIIQGQGNIRCQRQNEAEKECHSFSLIYADSEHSLDLICKDKAQATTWFVGLRAVISRCQHPRPFSSLRSCKGVQSCVSSPAGILRRKKNLGLLDDTSQFAQVHSVCASPTLSLSERCFSDGLSYTSDKFYPSTPFLSSANDMIDNSVPSSPYIDPDTPIKIETTRLNKEHKNLSCRSMLNPATPLIRNNNALKDVMVWGGGIGGLVGIVNERFVNQHGIYSLVPKLLESTMMLDVQNIALGGKHAALVTKEGEVFCWGQGKWGRLGQKIDIDTSSPKIVDSLNGVHIKQVTCGEYHTCALTDSGEVYAWGNDVCCSDLVNEGRIKNQWIPHKLSGPLDGISISSIACGEWHTAIVSSCGKLFTYGDGTFGVLGHGNLQSCSRPKHVESLSGLKVRSVACGSWHTAAIVEVMVDHFRYNTPTGKLFTWGDADEGRLGHADNGNKLVPTCVSQLVDYDFVQVSCGRMLTVALTNMGKVFAMGSARYGQLGNPHARDRAVMVEGQLKQEFVKVISAGSYHVAVLTSAGSVYTWGKGENGQLGLGDSEDRYTPSFVEALRDRQVETITCGSSFTAAICLHRPISISDQSACSGCRLPFGFTRKKHNCYDCGLHFCRACSSKKVINASLAPSKSKAFRVCDQCYDRRQGSTHSAVALKSRNCNSQQLHRLPDLTEDRGETTMAQGPLLTLGQSCYRKSMPSGRKDWKNQQESQQHLEDSSSSMLGGMPQWGQVPCPAQFRINCKENLAGHVSSSKNKVATVAPPNIESPAAAFNFSSAESDTTKSDKMLIEEVQRLRAELKRLEEQCELKNHKIQECQQKIEESWFVAKEEAAKSKAAKEVIKALAVRLHTISGKENAGQEGKVGIHDCMSNLAPIHIDMNSPRDGNMDSLSNSPIVFSDTLKSKLGRNMLLKNDRVTENSSVAKPQSQQDNTDSMKVEWVEQYEPGVYITFTTLPCGKKGLKRVRFSRKRFSEKEAERWWEENQCRVYHKYEIEGCINNSQSQVKG